Part of the Leptidea sinapis chromosome 11, ilLepSina1.1, whole genome shotgun sequence genome is shown below.
taatttaattgtatccaatccagcagcaatgaacctaatcacagaatcaataatcaaagtcattacactaaataaaacacagaatcaaagCATTAGCTCACACGCAATTAGTTCAGCTATTAGAGATAccatagaaattaaaaataaaacgtcacattcaactgtcacaaacttaacatagtacagtggaatgctcaaagtctgttgagtaacagacttgagcttcaaaaccttctttatgagcaggacatacacatagcactcatatcagaaacttggcttaaaccaaatatacagttttctatcagaggttatacaatactaagaaatgattgtggtaatgatcacaatggtgaagcaatttttgttagaaatggcatttattttcaaaagttagaaacattttctgataactccttgcaaaatgtagcaatcaaaattaaatacaaacaaaaagacatctcaattgttagcttttatagtcctggcaacagtgtacctaactttgacaaatctaaatttaatagactgttgcatagtattccaaaaccactaataattgctggtgattttaatgctcaccataccatttgggtttgtaatagaaccaattctagaggtagagacatcatggatgtaatggacgataatgacttaatgctcttaaataatgatcaaccaactacagtgggtactaattcttggaaaccaaatggactagatctaacaatagtatcatcttcattattcctgtgctgtgaatggcaagttcatcaggactctttgggcagctatcacttgcatacaatcacaaaattttccatggtagtgtcggaaactgaatcttcttcaattccatccaacattcctccacacagtaatctgaaaatagtaaattgggaccaatatgagaacttagtaaattacttgttaaaacaatttgatataaataattgtaatctacagaagtcttacaataacttctgttccataattcttagagcggtagaaaattcagtacctaaaaccaactatcactgtaacaatattactaatcTACCTAAAAGAAAGCGACAACTTCCCTGGTGGAATGGGCAATGTACTAAAGTGGTAGAAGATTAGGCTTATCTAAGCCTGTTTGCAACAAGTTGTACAAACAAAGGGCAAATGGTTAGCcgacattaaaaacgaaatctctcctccctggtttgttaaaaagaaaaaatacttacacagaaaattttccaccacaatttgtcggttacgtctgggacattctcgtagtggtgctcatttatttaggatcggtgttttagattctccaacttgtcaattctgtaatttatccatccaaactcttgatcacattttctttgactgtccccaatataatcttcaaagatttacattgatagactgcctcttggatatttataagaatgctgaagacatcccgcgctcacttcagcagttattgaaaacttatgactgcttcgtgccgctttacaaatttatagtttcaacggtaggcgaaatttgaaaatacggcttggcttttgacacaatcccttacacagttttaaaacatattcgtccataaattattattggactttaactttaatgtaaattttaatgtataaatgtaaatattatatttgtagttataccttaaattagtttcatattatcttataattatattcaactaatgttcatcattattacttataattcatgtataatatatttcttataacgtatatgagatttatattttagtattatatcataaaagtttattattaaaaataaggggctaagcttgatcttcattggaacaagaatattatcaataaaagacttggcttcggcctttcatgcgaacctatatgtatatgaagaaaatgaaacatgaagaacacgaaatactacttttatgtgaaattgtactatttatgtttgaagatgaagatCATATAAAGACTtagcttgactttgaacaagctgtgtaaAGTAAAGActgaagaatagaaaaatataagacttggctgtatgggcttttgacccctttgcctgtccagatggatgaacataaaaaaaaatgtcaattatTGTCATCAAtgatcaaaaatcaaaataatcatGAATCATGATTGGCTCCAATATTTTAAGATGATTGGTGGTCATTTTACATTTACAACAAAATCTACGCAAATTTACAATAGTCATACTCATATGAAgtcaattatttacatttaaatatctcaaacgttttgttaataattgctaattaatattacattaataatatgatttaagaAAATATCCTAATTTAGTTACATGATGTTATgaagattttattattcttttagtCTCGTCTTGAAACTTGTAAAAAGTGTTGTAATATCAGTATTTTAAATAGGTTGAAAGTACACTACGAGTTAGTGATTAATAAATCAATTGTTCGAATAGTGAATCTGCACTCACATTAAACAATGACAGACTACTTTCATGAAATGGGCTGGAGAGAGTTGGAAGATGGTGAACACCCAAATCATTTTCTTCATTTGGCCAGACTTTTAATggattttaatgtttttgagGACAACTTTTCTGGAGAATGGCCTAGGTCAGATTAcgttcaaaatttattaatttctttcttAGATTTAAATGAACAACCTAGAAAAAGGCATCAAATCATAGATAATTAAAGACtaaattcaatatatatatgtattattcctattaattatttttttcaggcTACCACCACCAGCATCAAAAGAAGCAATCAATAATTTACCTGAGATTTTAATACAGAGTGAAGACAAATGTTGTCCGATATGTCTTAAAAAGTTTCACAAAGATGAAAAAGCTAAAAAACTGCCCTGTGATCACATGTATCACCCTGTTTGTATTTGGACATGGCTAGAGAAGGTATGttgattaataaattaaataaaacttaatgtaTTTGCAAAGAGCAATTACTCCCAAGAGTAAAATGTggtttatatttctttaaaaagtgACTAGACAAGCAAGATGTTCAACTTATAGTTACTTATACCGGatacctgcccattacaaatgcAAAGCCACTCTCAGGGTTTTTGAAAACCCCAAAGAGTTGGACTTAGTCTCCCGTAGTACGATATTTGGAGGTATAATGCTACCagtcttattacaaggtaatgcaccattttcaagaaaataatgaAGCTAAGTTAAAATATGgtagttaaataatataaatatcatttgATATTTAATGCCACCTACATGTGCTGTgtcaaattgtaatttttataacagTGCTGGTGACCCACACATAGTGTTAATGGCATGAACATGTTAGAAACTGCAGCTAATGAAACTGTAAACTATATgtatacaataaaaatgttaatcttttatttttatagaaagttGCACaaccaaaaaataatttaacttaaGCCATTCATACTATTTAGATTTGCTTTCTCTGTACATTCATATAAAATTGAACTTGTGTGTGCATATGGCTGGATAGGGTTACAGTTTTTAAATCTGGACAGTGGTTCAGATTAATgtgttgtttatataaattattttattaaggtttcTGCAATATTCTGTTCAAGGTACTCAAAATTGTTGTGTCCATATCAATATTGGTATTTAGACAAGGTGTTGCTTTATATTCTTTCAGACTAATTCCTGTCCATTTTGTCGGCTTGAGTTACCAACTGATGATGAGGCATATGAAGCTTTTAAGAAGGAAAAGAAAAGAGCTGAACAAAGAAAGGATGAAATAGAAATTCTACACAATTCA
Proteins encoded:
- the LOC126966892 gene encoding E3 ubiquitin-protein ligase RNF181-like, producing the protein MTDYFHEMGWRELEDGEHPNHFLHLARLLMDFNVFEDNFSGEWPRLPPPASKEAINNLPEILIQSEDKCCPICLKKFHKDEKAKKLPCDHMYHPVCIWTWLEKTNSCPFCRLELPTDDEAYEAFKKEKKRAEQRKDEIEILHNSMFS